One region of Mus musculus strain C57BL/6J chromosome 3, GRCm38.p6 C57BL/6J genomic DNA includes:
- the Gstm2 gene encoding glutathione S-transferase Mu 2, with product MPMTLGYWDIRGLAHAIRLLLEYTDTSYEDKKYTMGDAPDYDRSQWLSEKFKLGLDFPNLPYLIDGSHKITQSNAILRYLARKHNLCGETEEERIRVDILENQAMDTRIQLAMVCYSPDFEKKKPEYLEGLPEKMKLYSEFLGKQPWFAGNKVTYVDFLVYDVLDQHRIFEPKCLDAFPNLKDFMGRFEGLKKISDYMKSSRFLSKPIFAKMAFWNPK from the exons ATGCCTATGACACTAGGTTACTGGGACATCCGTGGG CTGGCTCACGCCATCCGCCTGCTCCTGGAATACACAGACACAAGCTATGAGGACAAGAAATACACCATGGGGGACG CTCCTGACTATGACCGAAGCCAGTGGCTGAGTGAGAAGTTCAAGCTGGGCCTGGACTTTCCCAAT CTGCCCTACTTGATTGATGGATCACACAAGATCACCCAGAGCAATGCCATCCTGCGCTACCTTGCCCGAAAGCACAACCTGT gtggagagacagaggaggagaggatTCGTGTGGACATTTTGGAGAACCAGGCTATGGACACCCGCATACAGTTGGCCATGGTTTGCTACAGCCCTGACTTT GAGAAAAAGAAGCCAGAGTACTTAGAGGGTCTCCCTGAGAAGATGAAGCTCTACTCTGAGTTTCTGGGCAAGCAGCCATGGTTTGCAGGGAACAAG GTCACCTATGTGGATTTTCTTGTTTATGATGTCCTTGATCAACACCGAATATTTGAGCCCAAGTGCCTGGATGCCTTCCCAAACCTGAAGGACTTCATGGGTCGCTTTGAG GGCCTGAAGAAGATATCTGACTACATGAAGAGCAGCCGCTTCCTCTCCAAGCCAATCTTTGCAAAGATGGCCTTTTGGAACCCAAAGTAG